The genomic interval tggtttatgaaatttgttcggaatcTACCGGCTTTCCACCGGAATTTGTAAAAACCATCATTCTACCAGAGTCTGAAACGAAAGGCCATTTCGGAACCCTAAACCCTGACTACTACCGCCCATTACTGTACTTGCTCTAAGCTAGAGATACATACCAGCAGACTCTTCCTTTGAGaatgagaagagaagaaggaagcTTCCATGTTACCATCACGCAGGTGGCGAGCCTGGCCCGTGCTCCGGCCTTCGTACTGCCTCCATCTCGAGCTCCTATAAAAATGGCCACCACCTGCAACCACCCTTCCTCGAACGCGCAAACCTCCATCCACTACAAAACCCCCCCAAACCAACCAGCCCCGGATCCATCTAACCCAACCGCTCGCCCACCAAGCCACActcttccatggccgccgccgccgcgtcgcccacgTCGTCGTCTTCTCTCCCGCCCAAGCCTCCCAACTCCGCCGCCATGCTTGTCGAGCAGCAGCCGCTGTCCTACCACGACGTggacgccgcctccacgcccaGCTCCAGCGTCAGTAGCAGCAGCACGGCGAGCGTCGGTGGCCGCTCCTCCACGTTCTCGCTCGactcggccgccaccgccacgcccacctcctccccgcctcGCCCGCACCGCGCGGCCGACGTCGCCTGGGCgcccatccgcgccgccgccgcgccgctcggcccGCGGGACTTCACCCTcgtccgccgcgtcggcgccggggACATCGGGACCGTCTACCTCTGCCGCCTCGACGGGGAACGCGGcgccggctcgccgtcgccgtgcgaGTACGCCATGAAGGTGGTGgaccgccgcgcgctcgccaaGAAGGGCAAGctgggccgcgccgccgcggagaagCGCGTCCTGCGCCGGCTCGACCACCCGTTCCTCCCCACCATGTTCGCCGACTTCGACGCCGGCCAGGACTACTCCTGCGTCGTCATGGAGTTCTgccccggcggcgacctccaCTCGCTCCGCCACCGCGTGCCCGGCCGCCGGTTCCCCGTCGCGTCCGCCAGGTTCTACGCCGCCGAGGTGCTCCTCGCGCTCGAGTACCTGCACATGATGGGCATCGTGTACCGCGACCTCAAGCCGGAAAACGTGCTCATACGCGCCGACGGCCACATCATGCTCACCGACTTCGACCTGTCGCTCGAGtccacggcgtcgccggcgctcGAGGACGCGAGGAACGGcgcggacgacgacgcggcgacgccgacCTGCCTCCCGGAGGTGCAGCTGTTCAGGCTCAGGAGGTGGaggcgccgcgccgtgccgcgccggcggccgcggttCGTGGCTGAGCCGGTGGACGCGCGGTCCAGCTCGT from Oryza glaberrima chromosome 3, OglaRS2, whole genome shotgun sequence carries:
- the LOC127767752 gene encoding protein kinase PINOID-like, giving the protein MAAAAASPTSSSSLPPKPPNSAAMLVEQQPLSYHDVDAASTPSSSVSSSSTASVGGRSSTFSLDSAATATPTSSPPRPHRAADVAWAPIRAAAAPLGPRDFTLVRRVGAGDIGTVYLCRLDGERGAGSPSPCEYAMKVVDRRALAKKGKLGRAAAEKRVLRRLDHPFLPTMFADFDAGQDYSCVVMEFCPGGDLHSLRHRVPGRRFPVASARFYAAEVLLALEYLHMMGIVYRDLKPENVLIRADGHIMLTDFDLSLESTASPALEDARNGADDDAATPTCLPEVQLFRLRRWRRRAVPRRRPRFVAEPVDARSSSFVGTHEYVAPEVARGGGHGAGVDWWAYGVFLYELLYGRTPFVGATNEATLRNIVRRPLEFPPAAAGGGSPHDAAARDLIARLLDKDPRSRLGSRRGAADVKSHAFFKGLNFALLRSSAPPVVPPPAVAAAQCSKAADVPQLFDLF